The following are from one region of the Planctomycetaceae bacterium genome:
- the tgt gene encoding tRNA guanosine(34) transglycosylase Tgt — protein MNSSIPEWTPGGGLHFQLLASSDRARRGRFVTAHGVVETPSFMPVGTQATVKCVLPSQVAETGAQVVLANTYHLGILDRTQIVERLGGLHSMMRWDQTILTDSGGFQVFSLPDRQITEEGVSFRFRSGKKGGDGEQVMLSPETAMDIQRRLSADIVMAFDECVDHEAPRRYMSESLDRTQRWLKRCRECPLQDHQHLFGIIQGGMELDLRSKAVELVTSLKLPGYAIGGVSVGEGHDAMVRVVRHTAPLMPADQVRYLMGVGLPEDLVAAVGCGMDIFDCIIPTRYAREGTVFTWDGKMRIQDKRFRKDRYVIDTSCQCVACASGFSRAYLRHLLFANEPLYETLATLHNLHFYQDLMRAMRLAIEENRFTRWARSFEDRYFGPNSGR, from the coding sequence ATGAACTCATCCATTCCTGAGTGGACTCCCGGCGGCGGTCTGCATTTTCAGTTGCTGGCGTCCAGCGATCGAGCCCGCCGGGGCCGCTTCGTCACCGCTCACGGTGTTGTCGAAACGCCTTCCTTCATGCCGGTCGGAACTCAGGCCACCGTCAAGTGCGTCCTGCCGTCGCAGGTCGCCGAAACCGGTGCTCAGGTCGTGCTGGCGAACACGTATCACCTCGGCATTCTCGACCGCACGCAGATCGTCGAACGGCTCGGCGGCCTGCACAGCATGATGCGCTGGGACCAGACCATTCTGACCGACTCCGGCGGCTTTCAGGTCTTCAGCCTTCCCGATCGGCAGATCACCGAAGAAGGCGTCAGCTTCCGGTTTCGCAGTGGCAAAAAGGGTGGCGACGGCGAACAGGTGATGCTGTCTCCCGAAACGGCAATGGACATTCAGCGGCGACTATCCGCCGACATCGTGATGGCCTTCGACGAATGCGTCGACCACGAAGCGCCGCGACGATACATGTCCGAATCGCTGGACCGCACTCAGCGCTGGCTGAAACGCTGCAGGGAATGTCCGCTGCAGGATCATCAGCATCTGTTCGGCATAATCCAGGGAGGAATGGAACTGGATCTGCGCAGCAAGGCGGTGGAACTGGTCACATCGCTGAAACTTCCGGGTTACGCCATCGGCGGAGTTTCCGTCGGAGAAGGGCACGACGCGATGGTGCGAGTCGTCCGACACACGGCTCCGCTGATGCCCGCGGATCAGGTGCGGTACCTGATGGGAGTGGGCTTGCCGGAAGACCTGGTCGCTGCCGTCGGCTGCGGCATGGACATCTTCGACTGCATCATTCCCACGCGCTACGCTCGCGAAGGCACCGTTTTCACGTGGGACGGCAAGATGCGGATTCAGGACAAGCGATTTCGAAAAGACCGTTACGTCATCGACACGTCGTGCCAGTGCGTTGCCTGCGCCAGTGGGTTCAGCCGAGCCTACCTGCGCCATCTGCTGTTCGCGAATGAACCGCTGTACGAGACGCTCGCCACACTGCACAACCTGCACTTTTACCAGGACCTGATGCGAGCCATGCGATTGGCCATCGAAGAAAATCGCTTCACCCGCTGGGCTCGTAGTTTTGAAGACCGTTACTTCGGCCCGAATTCCGGGCGATAG
- a CDS encoding alpha/beta hydrolase-fold protein: MTQPESYSQSFQSPEVHPDGAVTLRLQAPSAKSVDASIAGITLTLRKDASGLWEATTKPLEAGIHDYSFTVDGTRMIDPSNRMVKKWFTLASMVEIPGQPPLQTEFQDVPHGIVHRSYYQSTSVGHLRPVVVYTPPGYSETSDQLYPLLLLMHGYGDDETAWTEVGRAHLIVDNLIAMGEIQPIIVAMPFGHPVPVKFGERPDDYFGTNNEAFEKDLTRDLLPYLESTYRVQHDADGRFIAGLSMGGGHAIDTGLKNTDTFSAIGAFSAATPGGSEEELVNEYPSLSGPQPSANRLKHFWIPIGTSDFLLDRNDGFTAQLTKLGITHTYKKTDGGHEWKLWRKYLPEFLKLVVPKS; the protein is encoded by the coding sequence ATGACGCAACCGGAAAGTTACAGCCAGAGTTTTCAGTCACCCGAAGTACATCCCGACGGTGCCGTGACGCTGCGGCTGCAGGCGCCGTCCGCAAAGTCGGTCGACGCATCGATCGCCGGTATAACGCTCACGCTGCGGAAGGATGCCTCCGGGCTGTGGGAAGCCACAACAAAGCCGCTGGAAGCCGGCATCCACGACTATTCCTTCACTGTTGACGGAACGCGGATGATTGATCCGTCAAACCGCATGGTCAAGAAGTGGTTTACGCTCGCCAGCATGGTGGAGATTCCTGGCCAGCCGCCGCTGCAGACGGAATTTCAGGACGTACCGCACGGGATTGTTCATCGCAGCTATTATCAGTCGACAAGCGTCGGACATCTTCGGCCAGTCGTGGTTTATACGCCGCCAGGTTACTCCGAAACGTCCGATCAGTTGTATCCGCTGCTGCTGTTGATGCATGGATACGGCGACGATGAAACCGCGTGGACCGAAGTCGGCAGAGCTCACCTGATCGTCGACAACCTGATCGCAATGGGCGAGATTCAGCCCATCATCGTCGCGATGCCGTTTGGCCACCCCGTACCGGTGAAATTCGGCGAACGTCCGGATGATTATTTCGGCACGAACAACGAAGCCTTTGAAAAGGATCTGACGCGCGACCTGCTGCCATATCTGGAAAGCACCTATCGCGTCCAGCACGACGCCGACGGGCGGTTCATTGCCGGCCTGTCAATGGGCGGTGGTCACGCCATCGACACTGGACTGAAGAATACGGACACATTCAGCGCGATCGGGGCCTTCAGCGCGGCGACGCCAGGCGGATCTGAAGAGGAGCTGGTGAACGAATACCCGTCGCTCAGCGGACCGCAGCCATCCGCAAATCGGCTGAAACACTTCTGGATTCCAATCGGTACGTCCGACTTCCTGCTGGATCGAAACGACGGCTTTACAGCTCAACTTACGAAACTTGGCATCACGCACACTTACAAGAAAACTGATGGCGGCCACGAATGGAAGCTGTGGCGAAAGTACCTGCCGGAATTTCTGAAACTGGTGGTTCCGAAGTCGTAA